The sequence below is a genomic window from Budorcas taxicolor isolate Tak-1 chromosome 4, Takin1.1, whole genome shotgun sequence.
GGAATTTGAAACAGTGGTGGCTGTCGTAGCCCTCACGAATTCCATACTGAGAAACAACCAGGGGTACCACAATGATAATCACCAGTAGCCACACGGCAGTACTGGCAGCCACAGCATGTAGTTTTCTGTAGAATTCCACTTTGTCCTTGTGCTTGAAGAAAATGAGGAACCTGATGACTAGAATCACCATGTAGAACAGGAATGTGAGGTACATGTGGATGTGCAGCATGGCACTCACAAATCTGCAGAAggacaacccaaatgtccaagtGTGCTTGATGAGGTAGGTCAAGCGAAAAGGCACTGTGAGCAGAAAAACACTGTGGACCACCACCAGGTTAATGACTGCTGTGGTGGTCACAGACCGGGTGTTCATTTTCACAAGCAGGAACAAAATGGAGATGATGCCCATCAGCCCTCCAATAAGCACTACAAAGTAGAGCCTGGTTAAATGGGGTGTCAATATAGGGTCATTGCAGGTGGAAGTATTGTGGGCAGCCATGCTTCAGAAGTCACCTGGAAGAGATAAAGCACCCGTGTAACTAACAAGCTTCCAGAATTTCGTTCATATTTTGTTTCCATTAAACTGGCAGGGTGACTTTGTCATTTTTCTGTTTACATGATGTAAACCTTATATGCCTTAAGAATGAGAACTATTGTCATATGCATTTCTGGGGACTCTACACTGAAAACACAGTAAGTTATTGATTCTTGACCTTTAATAGGTTAAAGACCACTTCAAGAGGCCCTCAGAGATACATGTATATCTACATAGTCAAAACTATTTGCATA
It includes:
- the LOC128047072 gene encoding probable G-protein coupled receptor 141: MAAHNTSTCNDPILTPHLTRLYFVVLIGGLMGIISILFLLVKMNTRSVTTTAVINLVVVHSVFLLTVPFRLTYLIKHTWTFGLSFCRFVSAMLHIHMYLTFLFYMVILVIRFLIFFKHKDKVEFYRKLHAVAASTAVWLLVIIIVVPLVVSQYGIREGYDSHHCFKFHKELTHAYVQVINYMIVAIVIVIAVILLVLQIIIIVLMARKLGHSLLSHQEFWAQLKNLLFIGVILICFLPYQCFRIYYLYTVANSRDCNYNVAFYNEIFLSITAISCFDLLLFVLGGSHWFRQKIIDLWNCLLCH